One genomic region from Streptomyces venezuelae encodes:
- a CDS encoding TetR/AcrR family transcriptional regulator has translation MPLPRFDRLPAERQELILAIARSHFADHGTEAASYNRIIEAAGFSKTAAYHYFDGREDLLSAVLDGVLGRLLGALGPWVAARDAADFWSRLDIGASALAAHLQGHPDDLALADAAIGHTRGETGPWLAWFDDLVSDGQRLGVIRTDVDHELLVTVTAAVVRAADTWAVARMKASPTPTGPHGAEGAQLWRLLRGLWSETGSFFDDGNADAH, from the coding sequence ATGCCTCTCCCTCGGTTCGATCGACTTCCCGCCGAGCGTCAGGAACTGATCCTGGCCATCGCGCGCAGCCACTTCGCCGACCACGGCACCGAAGCCGCCTCGTACAACAGGATCATCGAAGCGGCGGGGTTCTCGAAGACCGCGGCGTACCACTACTTCGACGGGCGCGAGGACCTGCTCTCCGCTGTGCTCGACGGCGTACTGGGCCGGCTGCTCGGCGCGCTCGGCCCCTGGGTCGCGGCCCGTGACGCGGCGGACTTCTGGTCCCGCCTCGACATCGGCGCCTCCGCGCTCGCGGCACATCTGCAAGGCCACCCGGACGACCTCGCCCTCGCCGACGCGGCCATCGGGCACACACGCGGTGAGACCGGACCGTGGCTGGCGTGGTTCGACGACCTGGTCTCGGACGGCCAGCGGCTGGGCGTGATCCGCACCGACGTGGACCACGAGCTCCTGGTGACCGTGACCGCGGCGGTCGTCAGAGCCGCTGACACCTGGGCGGTCGCCCGCATGAAGGCGTCACCCACGCCCACAGGCCCGCACGGGGCCGAGGGGGCGCAACTCTGGCGCCTGCTCCGCGGATTGTGGAGCGAGACCGGATCGTTCTTCGACGACGGGAACGCCGATGCGCACTGA
- a CDS encoding PP2C family protein-serine/threonine phosphatase, with protein MNDQKQVDYAAVFQALPGMVALLTPDLVYVDVNEDFARLAGRPRAQLVGRYIFDAFPENPNDPAAAGMRETEASMLRVVATGERDTMAMLRYDIEDSDRPGQWQEHFWSPVNAPVPGPDGQVAMIVHRVEEITPLIRARGGLGDTTEAARLEAELYTRSRELQEVNERLRKAHARERKVALALQAAMLPSPDPVGHHRTAVRYRPAVGGLNVCGDWYDLVGLPGDRMAVAVGDVVGHGLSAACVMGQLRSALSAATLVADGPAQALDALGLYARSVEGAESTTAATTFIDWNSHTLTYSSAGHPPPALLTAGGDVIFLDRATDPPLGARPDHVPRPQATVSFDEGATLVMYTDGLIERRTEDIDAGLARLTDSLSRRGREDPDTLADSLLADLLNTDGNTDDTALVVLRL; from the coding sequence ATGAACGATCAGAAGCAGGTCGACTACGCAGCCGTGTTCCAGGCTCTGCCCGGCATGGTCGCCCTGCTCACACCCGACCTGGTGTACGTCGACGTCAACGAGGACTTCGCACGGCTCGCCGGGCGCCCCCGCGCGCAGCTCGTCGGCCGCTACATCTTCGACGCCTTCCCGGAGAACCCCAACGACCCCGCCGCCGCGGGAATGCGGGAGACCGAGGCGTCGATGCTTCGCGTGGTCGCCACGGGCGAGCGCGACACCATGGCGATGCTCCGCTACGACATCGAGGATTCCGATCGGCCGGGCCAATGGCAGGAGCATTTCTGGAGCCCCGTCAACGCTCCCGTACCCGGCCCCGACGGACAGGTGGCGATGATCGTGCACCGGGTGGAGGAGATCACCCCGCTCATCCGCGCCCGCGGAGGCCTGGGGGACACCACCGAGGCGGCAAGGCTGGAGGCCGAGCTGTACACGCGCTCCCGGGAGCTGCAGGAAGTCAACGAGCGCCTGCGCAAGGCACACGCCCGGGAACGGAAGGTGGCGCTGGCCCTCCAGGCGGCGATGCTGCCCTCCCCCGATCCCGTCGGGCACCATCGGACGGCCGTGCGCTACCGCCCCGCGGTGGGCGGCCTCAACGTGTGCGGTGACTGGTACGACCTGGTCGGACTCCCCGGGGACCGTATGGCGGTGGCCGTGGGAGACGTCGTGGGCCACGGCCTCAGCGCGGCCTGTGTCATGGGGCAACTGCGCAGCGCGCTGAGCGCGGCCACGCTCGTCGCCGACGGCCCGGCCCAGGCGCTCGACGCCCTCGGTCTCTACGCCCGCTCCGTCGAGGGCGCCGAGTCGACCACTGCGGCGACCACCTTCATCGACTGGAACAGCCACACCCTGACCTACAGCAGCGCCGGCCACCCTCCGCCCGCACTGCTCACCGCCGGCGGCGACGTGATCTTCCTCGACCGGGCGACCGACCCGCCGCTCGGCGCCCGCCCGGACCACGTCCCCCGACCTCAGGCGACCGTTTCCTTCGACGAAGGCGCGACGCTGGTGATGTACACGGACGGCCTGATCGAGCGTCGGACGGAGGACATCGACGCCGGCCTCGCGCGTCTCACCGACTCCCTGAGCCGGCGCGGGCGAGAGGACCCCGACACCCTGGCCGACAGCCTCCTGGCGGACCTCCTGAACACCGACGGGAACACCGATGACACGGCGCTCGTCGTCCTCCGCCTGTGA
- a CDS encoding DUF4291 domain-containing protein, with translation MTPQYQIRADYDAHTIVVHQAYSPVIADAALRAGRFVAPFSFHRMTWIKPSFMWLMHRSNWARKPGQERVLAVRITREGWEEALSQAVLTTADPAAVAQAPVHVQWDPERSPRGAALNHYSIQVGISRDLIRTFTDDWIVGLTDLTPQVRKAATLIQTGQAAKAQRLFPAERAYPMPLTLEGIVFPGK, from the coding sequence ATGACGCCCCAGTATCAGATTCGTGCCGACTACGACGCTCACACGATCGTGGTCCATCAGGCGTACTCGCCTGTCATCGCTGACGCGGCGCTGAGGGCGGGCCGTTTCGTTGCGCCGTTCTCGTTCCACCGAATGACGTGGATCAAGCCCTCGTTCATGTGGCTGATGCACCGCAGCAACTGGGCCCGCAAACCGGGCCAGGAACGTGTTCTGGCGGTGCGGATCACCCGGGAGGGCTGGGAGGAGGCCCTGTCCCAGGCCGTGCTGACGACCGCCGACCCGGCAGCGGTGGCCCAGGCACCCGTACATGTCCAGTGGGACCCGGAGCGTTCGCCGCGCGGAGCGGCACTGAACCACTACAGCATCCAGGTCGGCATCAGCCGCGACCTGATCCGCACGTTCACCGACGACTGGATCGTCGGTCTCACCGACCTCACCCCCCAAGTCCGCAAGGCCGCGACACTGATACAGACCGGGCAGGCCGCCAAGGCACAGCGGCTGTTTCCTGCGGAGCGCGCCTACCCGATGCCCCTGACACTCGAAGGCATCGTCTTCCCAGGCAAATAA
- a CDS encoding esterase/lipase family protein: MKPGSSVAARIAVPVLAVVVALLVPTATVRAQAPERSAVARTPVVFVHGYNADPGVWGGLREDFKADGYTDAELFSFGYDTHRSVNEVLSGELAAYVEGVKRQTGASRVDLVAHSFGSLVTRWYLKYDPAGQASVAHWASLAGPNHGTSTAWACALWDQACRDMTPGSYVQKGLAAGDETPGAVRYATWWSNCDEVINPDSSVPLTGATNNAAGCLAHNDLLGDDAVSQGVRAFLGS; this comes from the coding sequence TTGAAGCCCGGTTCCAGTGTCGCCGCCAGGATCGCCGTTCCGGTGCTGGCCGTTGTCGTGGCCTTGCTCGTGCCCACCGCGACGGTCCGGGCCCAGGCGCCCGAACGAAGCGCGGTCGCCCGCACCCCGGTCGTCTTCGTCCACGGCTACAACGCCGACCCCGGCGTATGGGGCGGCCTGCGCGAGGACTTCAAGGCCGACGGTTACACCGACGCCGAGCTCTTCTCCTTCGGATACGACACGCACCGGTCGGTCAACGAAGTCCTGTCGGGTGAACTCGCCGCGTACGTCGAGGGCGTGAAGCGGCAGACCGGCGCGAGCCGCGTCGACCTCGTCGCCCACTCCTTCGGCAGCCTCGTCACCCGCTGGTACCTGAAGTACGACCCCGCCGGTCAGGCCTCGGTCGCCCACTGGGCCTCCCTGGCCGGCCCGAACCACGGCACCAGCACCGCATGGGCCTGCGCGCTGTGGGACCAGGCCTGCCGCGACATGACCCCCGGGTCCTATGTCCAGAAGGGTCTCGCGGCGGGCGACGAGACCCCCGGGGCCGTGCGCTACGCGACCTGGTGGTCGAACTGCGACGAGGTCATCAACCCCGACAGCAGCGTGCCGCTGACCGGTGCGACCAACAACGCCGCCGGCTGCCTCGCGCACAACGACCTCCTGGGCGACGACGCCGTCTCCCAGGGCGTGCGCGCGTTCCTGGGCTCGTAG
- a CDS encoding MFS transporter, whose amino-acid sequence MTSDVRKLPTGFGRLWTAQTVSSLGDGVTHAALPLLALTLTRDPMALAVVTAAGTLPWLLFGVLGGALVDRWDRRRTMWVTDAARAVLLAIPAAAAALDVLSVPLLAAVAFLLGLGGLFFDTAATAYLPDLLGRDPALLERANSRLRGAQTAASGFAGPPAGSALLALGRAVPLLADAVSFAVSALLVRSLPAVPRPVPHARESLLRQARAGASYVFRDQLLLGLALRPAVGNVAFLAVETVLALFAHDRLGIGAFGFGLLLTAEATGGLLGAAIASSLGRRLGTGTALTCTAAVEGLAILGLAAAPNPYVAGLALAVCGAGMGATMVLGPSLRQAIVPAHLMGRVASTSRMLAMCAAPFGAFLGGWLATTHDVRTPLYTAAGLLLTMTAVTATMTSNRRVEAALRAAAAPADDPVHPESRDPVREGAA is encoded by the coding sequence GTGACCTCAGACGTCCGGAAGTTGCCGACCGGGTTCGGTCGGCTGTGGACCGCGCAGACGGTGTCCTCGCTCGGTGACGGGGTGACTCATGCGGCGCTGCCGCTGCTCGCGTTGACGCTGACGCGGGATCCGATGGCGCTCGCCGTCGTCACGGCCGCCGGAACGCTGCCGTGGCTGCTTTTCGGGGTGCTCGGCGGTGCGCTGGTGGACCGCTGGGACCGCCGGCGCACGATGTGGGTCACGGACGCGGCGCGCGCGGTGCTGCTCGCGATACCGGCGGCAGCGGCCGCGCTCGACGTGCTGAGCGTTCCACTCCTCGCGGCCGTCGCGTTCCTCCTCGGCCTCGGCGGACTCTTCTTCGACACGGCCGCCACGGCCTATCTGCCGGATCTGCTCGGCCGCGACCCCGCGCTCCTGGAGCGCGCCAACTCCCGTCTGCGCGGCGCCCAGACCGCCGCGTCAGGCTTCGCCGGGCCGCCCGCCGGCAGTGCCCTGCTCGCGCTCGGGCGGGCGGTACCGCTACTCGCCGACGCGGTCTCGTTCGCGGTCTCCGCACTGCTCGTACGGTCGCTGCCCGCCGTACCCCGGCCCGTACCGCATGCCCGTGAGTCGCTGCTGCGGCAGGCACGGGCCGGTGCCTCGTACGTCTTCAGGGATCAGTTGCTGCTCGGGCTCGCGCTGCGTCCGGCGGTCGGGAACGTCGCCTTCCTCGCCGTGGAGACCGTACTGGCCCTCTTCGCGCACGACCGGCTCGGCATCGGCGCCTTCGGCTTCGGCCTGCTCCTCACGGCGGAGGCCACAGGCGGTCTGCTCGGCGCGGCCATCGCCTCCTCTCTCGGCCGACGACTCGGCACCGGAACCGCTCTGACCTGCACGGCCGCGGTCGAGGGACTCGCCATCCTGGGCCTTGCCGCCGCCCCGAACCCGTACGTCGCCGGCCTCGCGCTCGCCGTCTGCGGAGCGGGCATGGGCGCCACGATGGTGCTCGGTCCTTCCCTCCGGCAGGCGATCGTCCCCGCCCACCTGATGGGCCGGGTCGCGTCCACCTCCCGCATGCTCGCCATGTGCGCCGCCCCGTTCGGTGCGTTCCTCGGCGGCTGGCTGGCCACCACCCACGACGTACGCACCCCGCTCTACACCGCCGCCGGCCTCCTCCTCACGATGACCGCCGTCACCGCGACCATGACCAGCAACCGCCGGGTCGAGGCGGCACTGCGGGCTGCCGCCGCCCCGGCCGATGATCCCGTTCACCCGGAATCCCGCGACCCCGTTCGGGAGGGTGCTGCGTAG
- a CDS encoding ArsR/SmtB family transcription factor, whose amino-acid sequence MPHDDLPDTFHVTTDEQLRAVSNLTRHRIMAVLRFEPATITQIAERVGLAKGSSSYHVRLLERAGLVKVVRTRKVRGVTERYYAMAAQAIVLPDPGEGGPDVLMRHAVADLEAAPADGERHVRMAHLRLTEAQFAELGERLQALADEYRELSDPSLPDASLVFALFHPAPRNQAEGDAK is encoded by the coding sequence ATGCCTCACGATGATCTTCCCGACACGTTCCACGTCACCACCGACGAGCAGCTACGCGCCGTCTCCAACCTCACGCGTCACCGGATCATGGCCGTGCTCCGTTTCGAGCCCGCGACGATCACGCAGATCGCCGAACGAGTGGGCCTCGCGAAGGGGAGTTCCAGCTACCACGTACGGCTGCTCGAACGGGCCGGCCTGGTGAAGGTGGTACGAACGCGGAAGGTCCGTGGTGTCACCGAGCGGTACTACGCGATGGCCGCGCAGGCGATCGTGCTGCCGGATCCGGGCGAAGGCGGTCCCGATGTGCTGATGCGGCATGCGGTGGCGGACCTGGAGGCCGCGCCGGCCGATGGCGAGCGGCATGTACGGATGGCGCATCTGCGGCTCACCGAAGCGCAGTTCGCAGAACTGGGGGAGCGGCTGCAGGCGCTGGCGGACGAGTACCGGGAGCTCTCCGACCCGTCGCTGCCGGACGCGTCGCTCGTCTTCGCGCTGTTCCACCCTGCACCGCGCAACCAGGCCGAAGGAGACGCCAAGTGA
- a CDS encoding dihydrofolate reductase family protein, whose product MGLITIEMFATLDLVGQAPGGPDEDPVGFPFGGWQAPLLDEVAGAQIDAAYEGTDALLLGRRTYDIFAGYWPHQEGGEDAEFATLFNSVPKYVASRGRPDLSWAGSTQLGPDLAAAVREIRDRHEHVKVVGSLNLVQTLLREKLFDRLDLWLHPIVLGVGKKVFDDGAVPTNVKLLAPPAASPTGTVFLRYGIADGTPSTGDMSLPDRGLGSDG is encoded by the coding sequence ATGGGCCTCATCACCATCGAGATGTTCGCGACCCTCGACCTCGTCGGGCAGGCGCCCGGCGGCCCCGACGAGGACCCGGTGGGATTCCCGTTCGGCGGCTGGCAGGCGCCCCTGCTGGACGAGGTCGCCGGGGCGCAGATCGATGCCGCGTACGAGGGCACGGACGCCCTCCTGCTGGGCCGGAGGACGTACGACATCTTCGCCGGCTACTGGCCTCACCAGGAGGGCGGCGAGGACGCCGAGTTCGCCACGCTGTTCAACAGCGTCCCGAAGTACGTGGCCTCCCGTGGCAGGCCCGACCTGTCGTGGGCCGGATCCACGCAGCTCGGCCCGGACCTCGCCGCCGCGGTGCGGGAGATCCGTGACCGGCACGAGCACGTGAAGGTCGTAGGAAGCCTGAACCTCGTGCAGACCCTGCTGCGCGAGAAGCTCTTCGACCGCCTCGACCTCTGGCTGCACCCGATCGTGCTCGGGGTCGGGAAGAAGGTGTTCGATGACGGCGCGGTGCCCACCAACGTCAAGCTCCTCGCACCCCCGGCGGCGAGCCCGACGGGGACTGTGTTCCTGCGCTACGGGATCGCCGACGGCACTCCATCGACGGGGGACATGAGCCTGCCCGACCGCGGCCTCGGAAGCGACGGCTGA
- a CDS encoding polyprenyl synthetase family protein, with the protein MSAPAVRSLNSVPGATVVTTVSTSHVSEASAAALLARCRDRVRPALVEAVGRLHPWTGEMAAYALGWADTTGKPDPDGSEGKGVRQTLAVLGAEAVGADGAVAVPGAVAVELVHTFSLLHDDIMDADALRRQRPAVWKAYGTGPGVLAGDALLAQAVTSLAEAPGHHTAAAVRHLCRTLNALVSGQAEDLRFEERPWRGPGAVEPEQYRAMAEGKTGALLGCALALGAILGGAPDRTVTTLERAGRHLGLAFQAVDDILGIWGDPRVTGKPVHADLRQGKKTYPVLIALAGGGKAAHELAVLLDSAGRIDGETAEHAAMLVEEAGGRTGTREEARRHLDAAHRTLREAPLKHPAAQELDVLLTHLLDRTW; encoded by the coding sequence ATGTCCGCCCCGGCGGTCCGCTCGCTGAACAGCGTGCCGGGCGCCACGGTCGTCACCACGGTGAGCACCTCTCATGTGTCCGAGGCCTCGGCGGCCGCTCTCCTGGCGCGGTGCCGCGACCGGGTCCGGCCCGCGCTGGTGGAGGCGGTGGGCCGGTTGCACCCCTGGACCGGCGAGATGGCGGCGTACGCGCTGGGCTGGGCCGACACGACCGGAAAGCCGGACCCCGACGGGTCCGAGGGCAAGGGGGTGCGGCAGACGCTCGCCGTGCTCGGGGCCGAGGCCGTCGGTGCGGACGGAGCCGTCGCGGTCCCGGGCGCCGTGGCCGTCGAACTCGTCCACACCTTCTCGCTCCTCCACGACGACATCATGGATGCCGACGCCCTGCGCCGGCAGCGCCCGGCGGTCTGGAAGGCGTACGGGACCGGCCCCGGCGTCCTCGCCGGCGACGCGCTCCTCGCCCAGGCCGTGACGAGCCTGGCCGAGGCCCCGGGCCACCACACGGCGGCCGCGGTACGGCACCTCTGCCGCACCCTGAACGCGCTCGTGTCCGGCCAGGCGGAGGATCTGCGCTTCGAGGAGCGCCCTTGGCGCGGACCCGGCGCGGTCGAGCCGGAGCAGTACCGGGCCATGGCTGAGGGCAAGACAGGTGCCCTGCTGGGTTGCGCGCTCGCGCTCGGCGCGATCCTCGGTGGCGCCCCCGACAGGACCGTGACCACGCTCGAACGAGCCGGTCGCCATCTCGGCCTCGCATTCCAGGCGGTGGACGACATCCTCGGGATCTGGGGCGACCCGAGAGTGACCGGAAAGCCCGTCCACGCCGACCTCCGGCAGGGCAAGAAGACCTACCCGGTCCTCATCGCGCTGGCCGGCGGAGGCAAGGCCGCGCACGAACTCGCGGTGCTGCTCGACTCCGCCGGGCGGATCGACGGCGAGACCGCCGAACACGCGGCGATGCTCGTGGAGGAGGCCGGCGGGCGGACCGGGACCCGCGAGGAGGCGCGCCGGCACCTGGACGCGGCTCACCGCACGCTGCGGGAGGCGCCGCTGAAGCACCCCGCAGCACAGGAACTGGACGTGCTGTTGACCCACTTGCTGGACCGTACCTGGTGA
- a CDS encoding tetratricopeptide repeat protein produces the protein MAGQVTERPAMASAPEYQGALGSLSVNASLPEVLARGVQELRAAEEAGDLREMARCGLAVAEACRRLGRIEEADRAWKASYRAARSAGHEGAMAWALWSGGTLARQRGALRLAYRLLGLAAEMGERGGDVVVRGYSLAGLAETGRIQGDYEAVGRLHEQLLAEARRRGEARHTVWALEGIAQMHRNTGSYDQALALFEEAAETASRAEDRRGWAWALRGIADVVSVRDGDVERALSLLSQAEEACREIRLASALAYNHKMRGNVLYRSGRYEQAREWYAQALEEFREMEEPRGTALSRLGLVKAEARLGRDAADTAGDLAVLRTTLDRIGLRHARDMVDKAAAELGVGPLPDHAGDGPGAAAPVLPAVGAEALRKADVEGLR, from the coding sequence ATGGCAGGTCAGGTGACGGAGAGGCCGGCGATGGCGTCGGCGCCGGAGTACCAGGGGGCGCTGGGGTCGCTGTCCGTGAACGCCTCTCTGCCCGAGGTGCTCGCCCGGGGCGTCCAGGAGCTCCGGGCGGCGGAGGAGGCCGGGGACCTGCGGGAGATGGCGCGCTGCGGGCTGGCCGTGGCGGAGGCGTGCCGCAGGCTCGGGCGGATCGAGGAGGCCGACCGGGCGTGGAAGGCGAGCTACCGGGCTGCGCGTTCGGCCGGCCACGAGGGGGCCATGGCGTGGGCGCTGTGGAGCGGCGGCACACTCGCCCGCCAGCGTGGTGCGCTCAGGCTGGCCTACCGGCTGCTCGGGCTCGCGGCCGAGATGGGGGAGCGGGGCGGAGACGTCGTCGTGCGGGGGTACTCGCTGGCGGGACTCGCCGAGACCGGACGCATCCAGGGCGATTACGAGGCGGTCGGGAGGCTGCACGAACAGCTGCTGGCCGAGGCCCGCCGCCGCGGGGAGGCCCGGCACACTGTCTGGGCGCTGGAGGGCATAGCGCAGATGCACCGCAACACCGGCTCGTACGACCAGGCCCTGGCCCTCTTCGAGGAGGCTGCCGAGACGGCGTCGCGCGCCGAGGACCGACGCGGATGGGCGTGGGCCCTGCGGGGCATCGCCGACGTGGTGTCCGTGCGGGACGGGGACGTCGAGCGGGCCCTGTCCCTGCTGTCGCAGGCGGAGGAGGCGTGCCGGGAGATACGGCTGGCCAGTGCGCTCGCCTACAACCACAAGATGCGGGGCAACGTGCTGTACCGGTCAGGCCGCTACGAGCAGGCCCGAGAGTGGTACGCGCAGGCGCTGGAGGAGTTCCGCGAGATGGAGGAGCCGCGGGGGACGGCACTGTCGCGACTGGGACTGGTCAAGGCCGAAGCCCGCCTGGGCCGCGACGCCGCGGACACCGCCGGGGATCTGGCCGTACTCCGCACGACGCTGGACCGCATCGGGCTGCGGCACGCCCGGGACATGGTGGACAAGGCCGCGGCCGAGCTGGGGGTCGGCCCACTGCCGGATCACGCCGGTGACGGACCGGGGGCAGCCGCACCGGTGCTGCCGGCAGTCGGGGCGGAAGCGCTGCGGAAGGCCGACGTGGAGGGGTTGCGGTGA
- a CDS encoding DUF4360 domain-containing protein has product MRFPLLVSGAVAALFASALPAGAGPSSIVDPPPDRIVIDIATVNGSGCPLGTAAIAVSEDNTAFTVTYSEYLAQVGGGSSPTAARRNCQLNLLVHVPQGFTYAIASADYRGYASLQRGASSTEKASYYFQGSPSTASRTHTFRGPYEDNWQATDETDWAQLVWAPCGVQRNFNINTELRVNAGTSSPGATSYMTMDSTDGDISTVYHLAWKECPAG; this is encoded by the coding sequence ATGAGATTTCCCCTGCTCGTGAGCGGGGCCGTCGCCGCCCTGTTCGCCTCGGCCCTGCCCGCCGGAGCCGGCCCGTCGTCGATCGTCGACCCGCCGCCGGACAGGATCGTCATCGACATCGCCACGGTGAACGGATCCGGCTGCCCCCTGGGCACCGCCGCCATAGCCGTCTCCGAGGACAACACCGCCTTCACCGTCACCTACAGCGAGTACCTCGCGCAGGTGGGCGGCGGTTCCTCTCCCACGGCGGCCCGCAGAAACTGCCAGCTGAACCTCCTGGTGCACGTGCCCCAGGGATTCACGTACGCGATCGCCAGCGCCGACTACCGGGGCTACGCCTCGCTCCAGCGCGGAGCGAGCAGCACGGAGAAGGCCTCGTACTACTTCCAGGGCTCGCCCAGCACGGCCTCCCGCACGCACACATTCCGGGGCCCGTACGAGGACAACTGGCAGGCGACCGACGAAACCGACTGGGCACAACTGGTCTGGGCGCCCTGCGGCGTGCAGCGCAACTTCAACATCAACACCGAGCTCCGCGTGAACGCCGGCACGTCGAGTCCGGGCGCCACCAGCTACATGACCATGGACTCCACGGACGGTGACATCAGCACCGTCTACCACCTGGCGTGGAAGGAGTGCCCGGCCGGCTGA
- a CDS encoding carbonic anhydrase has translation MSQSPAAASSSSRRTLLRTALTGAALTAGSWAWDLPAASAAPRAHERPRPATPAAALRELNAGNRRWRTHHERHPHESRAVRREMVSGQHPFAVVLGCIDSRVAPELVFDQGLGDLLTVRSAGEVLDEAVLGSVAYGVLELGIPLVVVLGHQSCGAVSAAVHAEQTGEPLPAHIQYIADQIKPAIDHSHEGAARIDATVSAQVRRVRSQLAAEPDLATRITAGRLAIVGARYELTSQLVHPVD, from the coding sequence ATGTCCCAGAGCCCTGCCGCGGCCTCTTCCTCCTCGCGCCGCACACTGCTGCGCACCGCCCTCACCGGAGCGGCGCTGACCGCAGGGTCCTGGGCATGGGACCTTCCCGCGGCTTCGGCCGCACCTCGGGCGCACGAGAGGCCGCGGCCCGCCACCCCTGCAGCGGCCTTACGCGAGCTGAACGCGGGCAACCGGCGCTGGCGCACCCACCACGAGCGACACCCTCACGAATCGCGCGCCGTCCGGCGGGAGATGGTCTCCGGACAGCATCCGTTCGCCGTCGTCCTCGGCTGCATCGACTCCCGCGTCGCGCCCGAGCTCGTCTTCGACCAAGGCCTGGGCGATCTGCTCACCGTGCGTTCCGCGGGAGAGGTCCTGGACGAGGCGGTGCTGGGCAGCGTGGCGTACGGAGTTCTGGAGCTGGGCATCCCGCTCGTCGTGGTGCTCGGGCACCAGTCGTGCGGCGCCGTGTCCGCAGCCGTACACGCGGAGCAGACCGGTGAGCCGCTTCCCGCACACATCCAATACATAGCCGACCAGATCAAGCCCGCGATCGACCACTCGCACGAAGGAGCCGCCCGCATCGACGCGACCGTATCGGCGCAGGTGCGGCGTGTGCGGTCACAGCTCGCCGCGGAGCCCGACCTCGCCACGAGGATCACGGCGGGACGGTTGGCGATCGTCGGCGCGCGCTACGAACTGACCAGTCAACTCGTCCATCCGGTCGACTGA
- a CDS encoding VOC family protein, protein MTTRLVQINMTARDDVALGRFWAEALGWGVDSEGPGVTNLEPVGFVYPDPVAVCIDIVARPEPKTVKNRVHLDLATTSPAHQAELVARLKGLGATLADVGQGDVPWTVMADPEGNEFCVLEPRPVYRETGPVAAVVVDCTDPREMARFWDEAMDWTLHEVTDESAALRSGKGVGPYLEFIRTPDTKSVWNRVHLDISPYPGDDLAAEEARLRALGAGDPGIDQSAISWTVLTDPEGNEFCLLTPR, encoded by the coding sequence ATGACAACGAGGCTCGTGCAGATCAATATGACGGCCCGGGACGACGTGGCGCTCGGCCGGTTCTGGGCGGAGGCACTCGGCTGGGGTGTGGACAGCGAGGGACCCGGCGTGACGAACCTCGAACCCGTGGGCTTCGTCTATCCCGACCCCGTGGCCGTCTGCATCGACATCGTCGCCCGCCCGGAACCCAAGACGGTGAAGAACCGGGTGCACCTGGATCTCGCCACCACCTCTCCCGCCCATCAGGCGGAGCTGGTCGCCCGCCTGAAGGGTCTCGGCGCTACCCTCGCCGACGTGGGCCAGGGCGACGTCCCCTGGACGGTCATGGCCGATCCGGAGGGCAACGAGTTCTGCGTACTGGAGCCCCGTCCGGTCTACCGGGAAACCGGCCCGGTCGCCGCGGTGGTCGTCGACTGCACCGACCCACGGGAGATGGCACGGTTCTGGGACGAGGCGATGGACTGGACGCTGCACGAGGTCACCGACGAAAGCGCGGCCCTGCGTTCCGGCAAGGGCGTCGGCCCCTACCTGGAGTTCATCCGCACCCCCGACACCAAGAGTGTGTGGAACCGCGTGCACCTCGACATCAGCCCCTACCCCGGTGACGACCTGGCAGCGGAGGAAGCCCGGCTGCGCGCACTGGGGGCCGGCGACCCGGGTATCGACCAGTCCGCGATCTCCTGGACGGTTCTGACCGATCCGGAAGGCAACGAGTTCTGCCTCCTCACCCCACGCTGA
- a CDS encoding VOC family protein codes for MAIQRMDNVGIVVEDMDAAIAFFVELGMELEGRGEVEGFFADRCTGLEGVRCDIAMVRTPDGHSRIELAKYHNPAVISAGPRNRPHNVLGTHRVMFAVDDIEDTVARLRPHGAELVGEIARFEDSYLLCYLRGPDGIIVGLAEQLG; via the coding sequence ATGGCGATTCAGCGGATGGACAACGTCGGCATCGTCGTCGAGGACATGGACGCCGCCATCGCGTTCTTCGTGGAACTCGGCATGGAGCTGGAGGGCAGAGGGGAGGTCGAGGGCTTCTTCGCCGACCGGTGCACGGGACTCGAAGGCGTCCGTTGTGACATCGCGATGGTCCGGACCCCGGACGGTCACAGCCGGATCGAGCTGGCGAAGTACCACAACCCCGCGGTGATCAGCGCGGGCCCGCGCAACCGGCCGCACAACGTTCTGGGCACGCACCGCGTGATGTTCGCTGTCGACGACATCGAGGACACCGTTGCCCGCCTGCGTCCTCACGGTGCCGAACTCGTCGGCGAGATCGCCCGGTTCGAGGACAGCTACCTGCTCTGCTACCTCCGCGGCCCGGACGGCATCATCGTCGGACTGGCCGAGCAGCTGGGCTGA